The Agromyces sp. LHK192 genome includes a window with the following:
- a CDS encoding phosphoglyceromutase → MPHTLVLLRHGNSEWNQKNLFTGWVDVRLSELGRAEAKRAGELLVEHGVLPDVLHTSVLTRAIQTADLALEEADRLWIDVRRTWRLNERHYGALQGLDKAETLEKYGPEQFQLWRRSFDVPPPVLADDAEWSQVGDPRYAGLADDELPRTECLKDVIARMLPYWQDGIIPDLAAGKTVLVTAHGNSLRALVKHLDGISDEDIAELNIPTGIPLVYELGDDFMPTKPGEYLDPEAAAAGAAAVAAQGKK, encoded by the coding sequence ATGCCTCACACCCTCGTGCTGCTCCGCCACGGCAACAGCGAATGGAACCAGAAGAACCTGTTCACGGGATGGGTCGACGTCCGGCTCTCCGAGCTCGGCCGGGCCGAGGCCAAGCGCGCGGGCGAGCTGCTCGTCGAGCACGGCGTGCTGCCCGACGTGCTGCACACGTCGGTCCTGACCCGCGCGATCCAGACTGCGGACCTCGCGCTCGAGGAGGCCGACCGACTCTGGATCGACGTGCGTCGCACCTGGCGCCTCAACGAGCGCCACTACGGCGCGCTGCAGGGGCTCGACAAGGCGGAGACGCTCGAGAAGTACGGTCCCGAGCAGTTCCAGCTCTGGCGCCGCTCGTTCGACGTGCCGCCGCCCGTGCTCGCCGACGACGCCGAGTGGTCGCAGGTCGGCGATCCGCGCTATGCGGGCCTCGCCGACGACGAACTGCCCCGCACGGAGTGCCTGAAGGACGTCATCGCGCGCATGCTGCCGTACTGGCAGGACGGCATCATCCCCGACTTGGCCGCGGGCAAGACCGTGCTCGTCACCGCGCACGGCAACTCGCTGCGGGCCCTCGTGAAGCACCTCGACGGCATCTCCGATGAGGACATCGCCGAACTCAACATCCCGACCGGCATCCCCCTCGTCTACGAGCTCGGCGACGACTTCATGCCGACCAAGCCGGGCGAGTACCTCGACCCGGAGGCTGCGGCCGCGGGTGCGGCGGCGGTGGCCGCGCAGGGCAAGAAGTAG
- a CDS encoding class I SAM-dependent methyltransferase, whose product MPTGVVTRGTTNTNRLRRVDRWIAAQPAFARSADPLVIDLGYGASGVTALELATRLRRTRPDVDVLGLEIDPGRVATATAQLEQVRAGATPFARDLPVSFGRGGFEVPLPAGRRPAVIRAFNVLRQYDESEVAAAWGLMTGRLAPGGLLVEGTCDELGRIAAWAAVGTSGPETFTVSLRLTGLDAPSIVAERLPKALIHRNVPGERVHDLLVALDRAWRVHAPLSVYGPSQRFIRCVETLRGEGWPVLGGVRRWRLGEVTVAWSAVAPR is encoded by the coding sequence ATGCCCACCGGAGTGGTCACGCGCGGCACCACCAACACCAACCGCCTGCGACGGGTGGACCGTTGGATCGCCGCGCAGCCGGCGTTCGCCCGCAGCGCCGACCCGCTCGTGATCGACCTCGGGTACGGGGCCAGCGGCGTCACGGCGTTGGAGCTCGCGACCCGGCTCCGGCGCACGCGGCCCGACGTCGACGTGCTCGGCCTCGAGATCGACCCGGGCCGGGTCGCCACGGCGACCGCGCAACTCGAACAGGTGCGCGCCGGCGCGACGCCGTTCGCGCGCGACCTCCCCGTCTCGTTCGGCCGCGGCGGGTTCGAGGTGCCACTGCCCGCCGGACGCCGGCCGGCCGTGATCCGCGCCTTCAACGTGCTGCGCCAGTACGACGAGTCCGAGGTCGCCGCGGCCTGGGGCCTGATGACCGGGCGACTCGCGCCGGGAGGACTCCTCGTCGAGGGCACGTGCGACGAACTCGGCCGCATCGCCGCCTGGGCGGCCGTCGGGACATCCGGACCCGAGACGTTCACCGTGAGCCTGCGCCTGACCGGCCTCGATGCGCCGTCGATCGTCGCCGAACGGCTGCCCAAGGCGCTGATCCACCGCAACGTCCCCGGCGAGCGCGTGCACGACCTGCTCGTCGCGCTCGACCGCGCCTGGCGCGTGCATGCCCCGCTGTCGGTCTACGGGCCGAGCCAGCGCTTCATCCGCTGCGTCGAGACGCTGCGCGGTGAGGGCTGGCCGGTGCTCGGCGGCGTCCGCAGGTGGCGACTCGGCGAGGTCACCGTCGCCTGGTCGGCGGTGGCGCCGCGCTGA
- a CDS encoding folate-binding protein YgfZ has protein sequence MSSPFLSLHGAVAAEGVDVGVAGHYGNPIVEQRHLEQGRAIVDCSTRGVVTVTGPDRLSWLHSMASQAVARLQPGEGSEALLLDANGHIEHAVHVLDDGATAWLVVEGDQAAALATFLDRMRFMLRVEVADVTADWAVLGAMAVDALDAAVPAAAPNGVALDWHDPWRGAPGHQYSHEASHPSSDWTWVERIVARDSLGDAAAAVAAGRVEAAGSLAEEALRIAAWRPRFATEVDEKAIPHEFDWLRSAVDLGKGCYKGQETVAKVLNLGRPPRRMVLLHLDGSDTVLPAPGEQVVGEKVRPEPAAGEAPERKVVGRITSSAMHHELGPIALAVVKRAVPADLDLIVESHGIDVAAAQVEIVPADAGAAIDVPRLPRLGVR, from the coding sequence ATGTCCTCCCCGTTCCTCTCCCTCCACGGCGCGGTCGCTGCGGAGGGTGTCGACGTGGGCGTGGCCGGTCACTACGGCAACCCCATCGTCGAGCAGCGGCACCTGGAGCAGGGGCGCGCGATCGTCGACTGCTCGACGCGCGGCGTCGTGACGGTCACCGGTCCCGACCGACTGAGCTGGCTGCACTCGATGGCGAGCCAGGCGGTCGCACGCCTGCAGCCGGGCGAGGGCTCCGAGGCGTTGCTGCTCGACGCCAACGGCCACATCGAGCACGCCGTGCACGTCCTCGACGACGGCGCCACCGCGTGGCTGGTCGTCGAGGGTGATCAGGCCGCCGCGCTCGCGACGTTCCTCGACCGGATGCGGTTCATGCTCCGGGTCGAGGTGGCCGACGTGACGGCCGACTGGGCGGTGCTCGGGGCGATGGCGGTCGACGCGCTCGACGCCGCGGTTCCGGCCGCCGCCCCGAACGGCGTCGCACTCGACTGGCACGACCCCTGGCGCGGTGCCCCCGGCCACCAGTACTCCCACGAGGCGAGCCATCCCTCGTCGGACTGGACCTGGGTCGAGCGCATCGTGGCCCGTGACTCGCTGGGCGATGCCGCGGCTGCGGTCGCCGCGGGCCGGGTGGAGGCGGCAGGCTCCCTCGCCGAGGAGGCGCTGCGCATCGCGGCCTGGCGGCCGCGGTTCGCGACCGAGGTCGACGAGAAGGCCATCCCGCACGAGTTCGACTGGCTGCGCAGCGCGGTCGACCTCGGCAAGGGCTGCTACAAGGGCCAGGAGACGGTCGCGAAGGTGCTCAACCTCGGCCGGCCCCCGCGCCGGATGGTGCTGCTCCACCTCGACGGCAGCGACACCGTGCTGCCCGCGCCGGGCGAGCAGGTCGTCGGCGAGAAGGTGCGCCCGGAGCCGGCCGCCGGCGAAGCGCCCGAGCGCAAGGTGGTCGGCCGGATCACCTCGAGCGCCATGCACCACGAGCTCGGCCCGATCGCGCTCGCCGTCGTCAAGAGGGCCGTGCCCGCCGACCTCGACTTGATCGTCGAGAGCCATGGCATCGACGTCGCCGCCGCGCAGGTCGAGATCGTGCCCGCCGACGCCGGCGCGGCGATCGACGTGCCGAGGCTCCCGCGCCTCGGCGTCCGCTGA